In the genome of Triticum urartu cultivar G1812 chromosome 5, Tu2.1, whole genome shotgun sequence, one region contains:
- the LOC125508945 gene encoding ribulose bisphosphate carboxylase small subunit, chloroplastic 3 encodes MAPTVMASSATSVAPFQGLKSTAGLPVSRRSNGASLGSVSNGGRIRCMQVWPIEGIKKFETLSYLPPLSTEALLKQVDYLIRSKWVPCLEFSKVGFIFREHNASPGYYDGRYWTMWKLPMFGCTDATQVINEVEEVKKEYPDAYVRIIGFDNMRQVQCVSFIAFKPPGCEESGKA; translated from the exons ATGGCCCCCACCGTGATGGCCTCGTCGGCCACCTCCGTCGCTCCTTTCCAGGGGCTCAAGTCCACCGCCGGCCTCCCCGTCAGCCGCCGCTCCAACGGCGCTAGCCTCGGCAGCGTCAGCAACGGTGGAAGGATCAGGTGCATGCAG GTGTGGCCCATCGAGGGCATCAAGAAGTTCGAGACCCTGTCTTACCTGCCACCGCTCAGCACGGAGGCCCTCCTCAAGCAGGTCGACTACCTGATCCGCTCCAAGTGGGTGCCTTGCCTCGAGTTCAGCAAGGTTGGGTTCATCTTCCGTGAGCACAACGCATCTCCTGGGTACTACGATGGCCGGTACTGGACAATGTGGAAGCTGCCTATGTTTGGGTGCACTGACGCCACACAGGTGATCAACGAGGTGGAGGAGGTCAAGAAGGAGTACCCTGACGCGTATGTCCGCATCATCGGATTCGACAACATGCGTCAGGTGCAGTGCGTCAGCTTCATCGCCTTCAAGCCACCGGGCTGCGAGGAGTCCGGCAAGGCCTAA